In one window of Desulfurella amilsii DNA:
- a CDS encoding polysaccharide deacetylase family protein — translation MVSVPVLLYHHINYDNDVLSISPEVFEAQLKYLKQEGYTSIDDEELAQYMMDGKKDWQKAVVITFDDGYLDTWVWAYPLLKKYGFKALLFLVTWNVEEEESLGFNLDDVYSSNIPLEKLAKCEAQFALVDGFRHKQESKLCWSEVRFMDKSGIIKVLPHSKMHQKVYVSDKIIGFNRPKEKLSFFGDVAGDKRYGTLDFDKKSEYAYNQFIPDKDLNDMLHKHVLDNGYLEFFKKENYMKKLTQIVDSYKKENGKIGVFETDNERYLRVLGELKLAKGELETEIRRKTYSFAWPWGAYDNISIKVAQNVGFKYLFTTKIGANVIGGNVLEIKRFRVWKSDLNWFKTRLQMYSSPIVAKIYSYLKK, via the coding sequence ATGGTTAGTGTGCCAGTTTTATTATACCACCACATAAACTACGATAACGATGTATTGTCTATTAGTCCTGAAGTTTTTGAGGCTCAGCTTAAGTATTTAAAGCAAGAAGGCTATACAAGCATTGACGACGAAGAGTTAGCTCAATACATGATGGATGGCAAAAAAGATTGGCAAAAGGCTGTAGTTATAACTTTTGATGATGGCTATTTAGATACATGGGTGTGGGCCTATCCTTTGCTTAAAAAATATGGATTTAAAGCACTGCTTTTTTTGGTCACATGGAATGTTGAAGAAGAAGAGTCATTAGGTTTTAATTTAGATGATGTTTACTCTAGTAATATTCCATTAGAAAAGCTGGCAAAATGCGAAGCGCAATTTGCTCTAGTTGATGGTTTTAGGCATAAACAAGAAAGCAAACTATGCTGGAGTGAGGTGCGCTTTATGGACAAAAGCGGCATAATTAAGGTTTTGCCACATTCTAAAATGCACCAAAAAGTATATGTAAGCGATAAGATAATAGGTTTTAATAGACCAAAAGAAAAGCTTTCTTTTTTTGGCGATGTAGCAGGTGATAAACGCTATGGGACGCTTGATTTTGATAAAAAGTCTGAGTATGCCTACAATCAATTTATTCCAGACAAAGACCTCAATGATATGTTACATAAGCATGTTTTAGATAATGGCTACTTAGAATTTTTTAAAAAAGAAAACTATATGAAAAAATTGACTCAGATTGTGGATAGTTATAAAAAAGAAAATGGCAAAATCGGTGTTTTTGAAACTGACAACGAGAGATACTTAAGAGTTTTGGGAGAGTTAAAGCTTGCAAAGGGTGAGCTTGAAACAGAAATTAGAAGAAAAACCTACTCATTTGCATGGCCTTGGGGCGCATACGACAATATTAGTATTAAAGTAGCTCAAAATGTTGGGTTTAAGTATCTATTTACAACGAAAATTGGTGCAAATGTCATTGGTGGAAATGTTCTTGAAATTAAACGATTTAGAGTTTGGAAATCCGATTTAAATTGGTTCAAAACGCGCTTGCAGATGTACTCAAGCCCTATTGTAGCTAAAATTTACTCTTATTTAAAAAAGTAG
- a CDS encoding acyl-CoA synthetase, translating into MKEELSEFLRLRDFVLSGPDYQTCKKEFKWPHLVKFNWALDYFDHIAKDNNDLALICADENGLEKKVTFDEMRRRSNQAANFFKDLGLQKGDRVMIMMENSVYLYEILLGLMKAGGVIIPAATMLPPEDVADRIKSANIKFLFVNSEYVDKVMKAKEALFDLVARVNVGDSLDTILGEEEEKVPLWINYKEVDKYKDEYVPTFITYSTDEMYSFFTSGTTAKPKLVMHPHQYPVGHLTTTYWIGCKKGDVHYNISAPGWAKHAWSSLYAPWNAQATIFTYRYKQFNAKKVLSVIEKYKVTTLCAPLSVWKLFLIEDLSQYKFSLTQLVSAGEPLNPEIVKKVKEKLNLDLREGYGQTESPAMIGNFIGEPTKEGSMGKAVPGYELLPLNELLDPAKPREDGQLAVKIYPIKPLGLLTALGDHERNAMIFKGGYYLTGDVASVDEDGYFYFVGRADDVFKSLDYRISPFEVESEIMVHHAVLEVGVIPTVDEKDRIIPKAFIVLKPDYIVSKEMALDIFRFIRDHMAPYKRPRVIEFMSAFPKTISAKVIRKDLKAYDQELKTKGTRGEFEFREADFADELNIRR; encoded by the coding sequence ATGAAAGAAGAGTTATCTGAGTTTTTAAGGTTAAGAGATTTTGTCCTTAGCGGGCCAGACTATCAAACCTGTAAAAAGGAATTTAAGTGGCCTCATTTGGTTAAATTTAACTGGGCTTTAGATTATTTTGATCATATAGCAAAGGATAATAATGATTTGGCTTTAATTTGTGCAGACGAGAATGGATTAGAAAAAAAAGTAACATTTGATGAAATGCGAAGAAGGTCAAATCAGGCTGCGAACTTTTTTAAAGATTTGGGTTTACAAAAAGGCGATAGAGTTATGATAATGATGGAAAACTCTGTGTATTTATATGAAATTTTGCTTGGATTGATGAAAGCTGGTGGCGTCATAATTCCAGCTGCGACGATGTTACCACCAGAAGATGTAGCAGATCGTATAAAATCAGCAAATATTAAATTCCTGTTTGTTAATAGCGAGTACGTAGATAAGGTAATGAAAGCAAAAGAAGCATTGTTTGATTTAGTAGCACGCGTGAATGTTGGAGATTCCCTAGATACTATATTAGGAGAAGAGGAAGAAAAGGTGCCTCTTTGGATTAACTACAAAGAGGTAGATAAGTACAAAGATGAATATGTGCCTACATTTATAACGTACTCTACAGACGAAATGTATTCTTTTTTTACTTCAGGCACCACTGCAAAACCAAAGTTAGTTATGCATCCGCATCAGTATCCAGTTGGCCATCTTACTACGACCTATTGGATTGGATGCAAAAAAGGTGATGTGCATTATAACATCAGTGCGCCTGGTTGGGCAAAACATGCATGGAGTAGCCTTTATGCGCCATGGAATGCACAAGCCACAATTTTTACCTATCGATACAAGCAGTTTAATGCTAAAAAAGTTTTATCAGTAATAGAAAAATACAAAGTTACAACGCTTTGTGCACCTTTGAGCGTGTGGAAGTTGTTTTTAATTGAAGACTTGAGTCAGTACAAGTTTTCATTGACTCAGCTTGTAAGTGCAGGGGAGCCATTAAACCCAGAAATTGTAAAAAAAGTAAAAGAAAAATTAAACCTCGATTTGAGGGAAGGTTATGGTCAAACAGAAAGTCCAGCTATGATAGGAAATTTCATAGGTGAGCCGACCAAGGAAGGTTCGATGGGTAAAGCTGTGCCTGGATATGAGCTTTTGCCTCTAAATGAGTTGCTTGATCCGGCAAAACCTAGAGAAGATGGGCAGTTGGCAGTTAAAATTTATCCTATAAAGCCTCTTGGATTGCTAACAGCACTTGGGGATCACGAAAGAAATGCAATGATTTTCAAAGGTGGTTATTACCTTACAGGTGATGTTGCATCAGTTGATGAGGATGGCTATTTTTATTTTGTTGGCAGAGCCGATGATGTATTTAAAAGCCTTGATTATAGAATTAGCCCGTTTGAAGTAGAAAGTGAGATTATGGTGCACCATGCTGTATTGGAGGTAGGTGTTATTCCAACAGTAGATGAAAAGGATAGAATTATTCCAAAAGCTTTTATAGTGCTAAAACCAGATTACATAGTATCAAAAGAGATGGCTTTGGATATTTTTAGATTTATAAGAGACCATATGGCGCCATATAAAAGACCAAGGGTTATAGAGTTTATGAGTGCTTTCCCTAAAACAATTAGTGCAAAAGTAATAAGAAAGGATCTGAAAGCCTATGATCAAGAGTTGAAAACAAAAGGTACAAGAGGTGAATTTGAGTTTAGAGAAGCTGATTTTGCAGATGAGTTGAATATCAGAAGATAA
- the recA gene encoding recombinase RecA: MDEKKLESLKVAISSIEKRFGKGSLMKLGEHETIKIDVIPTGSLSIDYAIGVCGIPRGRVTEIYGPESSGKTTLALHCVANAQKEGGIAAFVDAEHALDVEYAKNLGVDVDNLLISQPDSGEQALEIIDTLVRSNAVDIIVLDSVAALVPQAEIEGDMGDAHMGLQARLMSQALRKLTGAISKTNTAIIFLNQIRSKIGVMFGNPETTTGGNALKFYASVRIDIRKINNIKQGQDIVGNRTKVKIVKNKVAPPFKEAEVDIIYGKGIDYIGDALDLAVNHDIIEKSGSWFAYQNQRLGQGRDNARDFLKDNPELLKALIDEIKTKLNCYTQKKEDGTD; this comes from the coding sequence ATGGATGAAAAAAAACTAGAATCACTAAAAGTTGCCATATCAAGCATTGAAAAACGGTTTGGAAAAGGCTCATTAATGAAATTAGGTGAGCATGAAACTATTAAGATAGATGTTATACCAACCGGCTCGTTATCTATAGATTATGCAATTGGTGTGTGTGGTATTCCAAGAGGCAGGGTTACAGAAATTTACGGCCCAGAGTCAAGCGGTAAAACCACTCTTGCTTTGCACTGTGTTGCCAATGCTCAAAAAGAGGGTGGTATTGCAGCGTTTGTCGACGCAGAGCATGCGCTGGATGTTGAATATGCAAAAAATTTGGGTGTAGATGTAGATAATTTGCTCATTAGTCAGCCAGATTCAGGTGAGCAGGCACTTGAAATTATAGACACGCTTGTTAGAAGTAATGCGGTGGATATTATTGTGCTTGACTCAGTTGCAGCTTTAGTCCCTCAAGCTGAAATAGAAGGAGACATGGGTGATGCTCATATGGGTTTACAGGCTAGGCTAATGAGTCAGGCCTTAAGAAAGCTAACGGGTGCAATTAGCAAGACTAACACTGCTATAATTTTTTTAAATCAAATTAGAAGCAAAATTGGCGTTATGTTTGGCAACCCAGAAACCACAACAGGTGGTAATGCACTGAAATTTTATGCTTCCGTTAGAATTGATATCAGAAAAATCAATAATATAAAACAAGGTCAAGACATTGTGGGTAATCGCACAAAAGTTAAGATTGTTAAAAATAAAGTCGCACCGCCATTTAAAGAAGCTGAAGTAGATATAATATATGGTAAAGGTATAGATTATATTGGTGATGCGCTTGATTTAGCCGTAAACCACGATATTATAGAAAAAAGCGGATCTTGGTTTGCCTACCAGAATCAACGCTTAGGCCAAGGCAGAGATAATGCAAGGGATTTTTTAAAAGATAATCCTGAGTTACTAAAGGCACTTATTGATGAGATCAAAACTAAATTGAATTGTTATACACAAAAGAAAGAAGATGGCACAGATTAA
- a CDS encoding type IV pilus twitching motility protein PilT produces the protein MAQIKEILKDAIEHKASDIHLKVGTKPKYRIAGGIQESNFDVISANDFETTLGTLDLTSYQMDKLIKNRQIDLGFGVEGIGRFRVNIFFQRSVFAAVFRFLPYKIPTLEELGLPEIVREIALKPRGLVLITGVTGSGKSTTLASMIDLINEQKAKNIITIEDPIEYIFHDKKSIVIQRQVEFDCINFAWGLRGALREDPDVIMVGEMRDQETIKIALEAAETGHLVLSTLHTLNAVETVNRIVSTFDYKDQKQIRSQLSNILQAVISQRLIKSISKDKDRVVATEILLGTDFVRDAILDPQKSSDLSKALILGTQGMRTFDYSLIELYNNGLISLESALEFANNPNDLSLKFKGIY, from the coding sequence ATGGCACAGATTAAAGAAATCTTAAAAGATGCAATAGAACACAAAGCGTCAGATATTCACTTAAAGGTGGGTACCAAACCGAAGTATAGAATAGCTGGTGGTATCCAGGAAAGCAATTTTGATGTGATTTCTGCAAATGATTTCGAAACTACTTTGGGCACTCTTGATTTAACGAGCTACCAAATGGACAAACTTATAAAAAACAGGCAGATTGATTTAGGTTTTGGTGTAGAAGGTATTGGTAGATTTAGGGTTAATATTTTTTTTCAGCGTAGCGTTTTCGCTGCTGTATTTAGGTTTTTGCCTTATAAAATACCTACACTTGAAGAATTGGGTTTACCAGAAATTGTAAGAGAAATTGCACTAAAACCCAGAGGTTTGGTTTTAATAACCGGTGTAACTGGCAGTGGAAAATCTACTACACTTGCCTCTATGATTGATTTAATCAACGAACAAAAAGCAAAAAATATTATTACTATAGAAGACCCAATCGAGTATATTTTCCATGATAAGAAGAGTATAGTTATTCAAAGACAGGTTGAGTTTGATTGTATTAATTTTGCATGGGGGCTAAGAGGTGCTTTAAGAGAAGATCCAGATGTCATTATGGTTGGAGAAATGCGAGATCAAGAAACCATTAAAATAGCACTTGAAGCAGCAGAAACCGGGCATTTAGTTTTATCAACGCTTCATACGTTAAATGCTGTAGAAACTGTAAATAGAATTGTGTCAACATTTGATTACAAAGACCAAAAACAAATTAGAAGCCAATTGTCAAATATACTTCAAGCTGTTATCTCACAAAGATTAATAAAAAGCATATCAAAAGATAAAGACAGAGTTGTAGCTACAGAGATACTTTTAGGTACCGATTTTGTAAGAGATGCGATTTTAGATCCTCAAAAGAGTTCTGATTTATCAAAAGCATTAATTTTAGGCACACAAGGTATGCGCACATTTGATTATTCGTTAATTGAGCTTTACAATAATGGGTTAATTAGTCTTGAGAGTGCACTTGAGTTTGCAAATAATCCAAACGACTTATCTTTAAAATTTAAAGGCATTTATTAA
- a CDS encoding regulatory protein RecX, whose amino-acid sequence MDGLDYAFSLIAKKRYTAKELQDKLEKKGFNLKPIINRLKELNYINDLEYAMDYKNKKQNEGYGKYKILFQLKNKGIGEEVLNSLEFSNDKIEEIFLKKIQKIKGDNKKQKIYMFLVNRGFDSNDVKNLIYKYEDKL is encoded by the coding sequence GTGGATGGGCTAGATTACGCATTTAGTCTAATAGCAAAAAAACGATACACTGCCAAAGAGCTACAGGATAAGCTAGAAAAAAAAGGCTTTAATTTAAAACCAATAATTAACCGATTAAAAGAGCTTAATTATATAAATGACTTAGAATATGCAATGGACTATAAAAATAAAAAGCAAAACGAAGGCTATGGAAAGTACAAAATTTTGTTCCAGCTAAAGAATAAAGGCATAGGTGAAGAGGTATTGAATAGTTTAGAATTTTCAAACGATAAGATAGAAGAGATTTTCTTAAAAAAAATTCAAAAAATAAAAGGCGATAATAAGAAACAAAAAATATATATGTTTTTAGTTAACAGAGGATTTGATAGCAATGACGTAAAAAATTTAATTTATAAATACGAGGATAAGCTATGA
- the alaS gene encoding alanine--tRNA ligase, whose protein sequence is MNSKIVRETFLEYYEKNYHKRVKSSSLVPQDDSTLLFTNAGMVQFKNVFLGNEKREYKRACSSQKCVRAGGKHNDLENVGYTARHHTFFEMLGNFSFGDYFKKEAIHYAWDLVTDVYGLPKEKLWITIFKEDDEAFDIWHKQEGIDTSRIIRMGEKDNFWSMGDTGPCGPCSEIHIDQGKDVGCKRPECSIECDCDRFLEIWNLVFMQFNRSTDGKLTPLPKPSIDTGMGLERVSAILESVYSNFDTDLFVPIINDICNYFSVEYKHNESADVSLRVIADHLRAMDFLISDGVLPDKEGRGYVLRKIIRRAMRYGAKLGTKDPFLYKLVDSVNRSLGDIYPEIIQNEIFVKNTIKQEEEQFLTTLEEGLALFDKLVDKADNILDGQKAFKLYDTYGFPIDLTLDIAKEQNIFVDLEGFNKHLEMQRQRSKSTLSIGVDLKDTLGLALKDLKQTEFVGYDKFEEQGSLLSILDMDLKNVNVVKEGDSAYFVFDKTPFYANSGGQVADSGYIHSDNLKAFVEDVFKHLNKYFVHKVKILEGEFKKDNKYTLSINTARRKDTARHHSAVHLLDSALIKKLGNNIKQAGSLVEPDRLRFDFTHNSKLTDEEIRDIEIMVNVWIQEAYPVKTNIMKIKDAIESGAIAIFTEKYDELVRVVEIEGVSKELCGGTHVKNTGEIGFFKIISEEALSKGVRRIEAKVGMAAYDYVIKLEKTLNLVLKELSTNIDELPKRIVDLKQPAKETLKLFRFEFNQSKLKKIGECNFYIDFLDGDIETLKKYGDTIKNTVKDAVVVLYGKFEEKVYIVCMISGNCKNYFKANDIVKKICNKFGAKGGGKELYAQAGVNSDKFNANAIFDESLYI, encoded by the coding sequence ATGAACTCAAAAATTGTAAGAGAAACGTTTTTAGAGTATTATGAAAAAAATTACCACAAAAGGGTAAAAAGCTCTTCTTTGGTACCACAAGATGATTCTACATTGCTATTTACTAACGCAGGCATGGTGCAATTTAAAAATGTTTTTTTAGGTAATGAAAAAAGAGAATATAAACGTGCATGTTCTTCGCAAAAATGCGTAAGGGCAGGTGGTAAGCACAATGATTTAGAAAATGTTGGCTACACTGCAAGACACCATACATTTTTTGAGATGCTGGGAAACTTTTCTTTTGGAGATTATTTTAAAAAAGAAGCTATACATTATGCATGGGACTTGGTAACGGATGTGTATGGTTTACCAAAAGAAAAACTATGGATAACAATATTTAAAGAAGATGATGAGGCGTTTGATATATGGCACAAACAAGAAGGGATAGATACTTCTCGCATAATAAGGATGGGTGAGAAAGATAATTTTTGGTCAATGGGCGATACTGGTCCTTGCGGGCCATGTTCTGAAATTCACATAGATCAAGGTAAAGACGTAGGTTGTAAAAGGCCTGAGTGCTCAATTGAATGTGATTGTGATAGATTTTTAGAGATCTGGAATTTAGTTTTTATGCAATTTAATAGATCTACTGATGGTAAATTGACGCCTCTTCCTAAACCAAGTATAGATACAGGTATGGGCCTTGAGAGAGTAAGTGCAATTTTAGAAAGTGTTTACAGTAACTTTGACACAGACCTTTTTGTGCCTATTATAAACGATATATGCAATTATTTTTCTGTGGAATACAAACATAATGAAAGCGCAGATGTTTCGCTTAGAGTAATTGCAGATCATTTGAGAGCTATGGATTTTTTGATATCAGATGGGGTGTTGCCAGATAAAGAAGGTAGGGGCTATGTATTAAGGAAAATAATAAGAAGGGCTATGAGGTATGGAGCAAAATTAGGTACAAAAGATCCGTTTTTATATAAGCTTGTAGATAGTGTTAATAGATCGCTAGGTGATATTTATCCAGAGATTATTCAAAATGAAATTTTTGTTAAAAACACTATAAAGCAAGAAGAGGAACAATTTTTAACGACATTAGAAGAGGGTCTTGCTTTATTTGATAAACTTGTTGATAAAGCAGACAACATTTTAGATGGACAAAAAGCTTTTAAACTTTATGACACATACGGCTTTCCTATTGATTTGACGCTTGATATTGCCAAAGAGCAAAATATTTTTGTTGATCTTGAAGGTTTTAACAAACATTTAGAAATGCAAAGACAACGATCAAAATCCACTCTAAGCATTGGCGTTGATTTAAAAGACACTCTAGGCTTAGCATTGAAAGATTTGAAACAAACTGAATTTGTAGGCTACGATAAATTTGAAGAACAAGGATCGCTGCTATCTATTTTAGATATGGATTTAAAAAATGTCAATGTTGTTAAAGAAGGTGATAGTGCATATTTTGTCTTTGATAAAACACCATTTTATGCGAATAGTGGCGGACAGGTAGCCGACAGCGGGTATATACACTCAGATAATTTAAAAGCTTTTGTTGAAGATGTGTTTAAACATTTAAATAAGTATTTTGTTCACAAAGTTAAAATCCTAGAAGGCGAGTTCAAAAAAGACAACAAATATACACTAAGTATTAATACCGCGCGCAGGAAAGATACGGCACGCCATCATAGCGCAGTACATTTGCTTGATTCTGCGCTCATTAAAAAACTGGGAAACAATATAAAGCAAGCAGGTTCTCTAGTTGAACCAGATAGACTCAGGTTTGATTTTACACACAATTCAAAACTTACAGATGAAGAGATTAGAGATATAGAAATCATGGTAAACGTATGGATACAGGAAGCTTATCCAGTTAAAACTAATATTATGAAAATAAAAGATGCTATTGAGTCTGGTGCCATCGCAATATTCACCGAAAAGTACGATGAGCTTGTGCGCGTAGTTGAGATTGAGGGTGTAAGCAAAGAGCTGTGCGGTGGCACGCATGTGAAAAACACAGGTGAAATAGGCTTTTTTAAAATTATCTCTGAAGAAGCGCTATCTAAAGGTGTAAGAAGAATAGAAGCAAAAGTAGGCATGGCAGCATACGATTATGTTATAAAGCTTGAAAAAACACTAAATTTAGTTTTAAAAGAATTATCAACCAACATCGATGAGTTGCCAAAAAGAATTGTCGATCTAAAGCAACCTGCAAAAGAAACTCTAAAATTGTTTAGGTTTGAATTTAATCAATCAAAGTTAAAAAAAATTGGTGAATGTAATTTTTACATTGATTTTTTGGATGGAGACATTGAAACACTAAAAAAATATGGTGATACAATAAAAAATACTGTTAAAGATGCAGTTGTGGTTTTGTATGGAAAATTTGAAGAAAAGGTTTATATTGTATGTATGATAAGTGGTAATTGTAAAAATTATTTTAAAGCAAATGACATTGTTAAAAAGATTTGTAATAAATTTGGAGCAAAAGGTGGTGGAAAAGAGCTTTATGCTCAAGCAGGAGTAAATTCTGATAAATTCAATGCAAATGCGATTTTTGATGAATCTCTCTATATCTAA
- the amrB gene encoding AmmeMemoRadiSam system protein B has protein sequence MNRKPVAAGYFYPADKKELNEYLDSVVNYIPTVKPKCIIVPHAGYVYSGYIAAKVYSIIEQYDIYVILGPNHTGLGGYVSVFDGIYETPLGKVEPCESIINEITRNPVAKKDYLAHLKEHSIEVQLPFIQFTNQSSFCIVPIIVGTFDLDYLNNLGNALAKALDDKNALIIVSSDFNHYEDQDTTLHKDNLAIEKILSLNPEEFIGTINKNDISMCGANIAYVALIASLKLGAKKAKLIEHKTSFDVNGAREQTVGYASIIIQ, from the coding sequence ATGAATAGAAAGCCTGTAGCCGCTGGATATTTTTATCCGGCAGACAAAAAAGAACTCAATGAGTATTTAGACAGCGTAGTTAACTATATACCAACAGTAAAACCAAAATGCATTATTGTGCCTCATGCTGGGTATGTTTACAGTGGTTATATAGCAGCAAAAGTCTATAGCATAATTGAGCAATACGATATTTACGTGATTTTAGGACCAAACCATACAGGCTTAGGTGGGTATGTATCTGTATTTGATGGTATATATGAAACACCACTTGGCAAGGTTGAGCCATGTGAGTCAATTATAAACGAGATTACAAGAAATCCTGTAGCAAAAAAAGATTATCTTGCTCACTTAAAAGAACACAGCATTGAAGTACAATTACCATTTATACAGTTTACAAACCAATCAAGCTTTTGTATTGTGCCCATTATTGTTGGAACATTTGATTTAGACTACTTAAACAACCTAGGCAATGCATTAGCTAAAGCTTTAGATGATAAAAATGCTTTAATTATAGTTAGTAGTGATTTTAATCATTATGAAGACCAGGATACTACATTACATAAAGATAATTTGGCTATAGAAAAAATACTTTCGCTTAATCCGGAAGAATTCATTGGCACTATTAATAAAAACGATATTTCAATGTGTGGTGCCAATATAGCTTATGTTGCTTTAATAGCGAGTCTTAAATTAGGTGCTAAAAAAGCAAAATTGATAGAACACAAGACCAGTTTTGATGTTAATGGAGCAAGAGAGCAAACTGTAGGTTATGCAAGCATCATTATTCAATGA
- a CDS encoding ComEC/Rec2 family competence protein: MKSIILKVLHEYPFAFVLSGILSVYFFSEKSPLLFFSFTVFALAIFRIKLVLLSVILVFLVLLLYKSEKIPQNFEQDSEFKAHIISVKEQSRFLGVIAKSDSSKKVFLYVPKKYTINDSGYYLFFAKLKSIDGLKDDGFRDYLKSKNVYYYGFAYYAKCLSTGTILDNFRRKIIRENYYFLKDPHDRLIEAAVFGDTKRISPIIDYFKKTQTVHILSVSGVHMSFAFAIFYLLFFKFFSNLKLFYNKYNLKILASLGGIVFTLLYFNISGLEIPAVRSFIMMLLFVFSIIFGWQKNAYNILFFVACAFFIFFGFEVFSDISFVLSFVMTFFAIYFANVVSRLRLKKFYAFLFFSIFMSIFSIPLSLHYFGYISTTSFVSNLILDPYFGFLIMPLSFLSVFFTFLPYYIKWPFFLLFDFAIKIYFQILIFLSDAARIIHTTQIGSIFVVTLYLAGIAVLEFLIYKFNAAFSLKADLSR, translated from the coding sequence ATGAAGTCAATAATTTTAAAAGTTTTACATGAATATCCATTTGCTTTTGTACTCAGCGGGATTTTAAGCGTCTATTTTTTTAGCGAAAAAAGTCCATTATTGTTTTTTAGTTTTACAGTTTTTGCATTAGCTATCTTTAGAATAAAACTTGTTTTATTATCTGTAATTCTAGTATTTTTAGTTTTGCTATTATACAAAAGCGAAAAAATTCCACAAAATTTTGAACAAGATAGCGAGTTTAAAGCCCATATAATATCAGTAAAAGAACAAAGTAGATTCTTAGGTGTTATTGCAAAAAGTGATAGCTCAAAAAAAGTTTTTTTGTATGTGCCTAAAAAATACACAATAAATGATAGCGGGTATTATCTATTTTTTGCTAAGTTAAAAAGCATTGATGGTCTAAAAGATGATGGTTTTAGGGATTATTTAAAAAGCAAAAATGTTTATTATTATGGTTTTGCTTATTATGCTAAATGCTTATCAACAGGCACCATATTGGACAACTTTAGAAGAAAAATTATTAGAGAAAACTATTATTTTCTAAAAGACCCACACGATAGGTTAATAGAGGCTGCTGTTTTTGGTGATACTAAACGCATATCACCGATCATAGATTATTTTAAAAAGACGCAGACCGTACATATTTTAAGTGTTTCTGGTGTTCATATGAGTTTTGCTTTTGCTATATTTTACCTTTTGTTTTTTAAATTTTTTTCAAACCTAAAGTTATTTTATAATAAGTATAATCTTAAAATACTAGCTTCACTTGGAGGTATAGTATTTACCCTACTATATTTTAATATTAGCGGCCTTGAAATACCAGCTGTAAGATCTTTTATTATGATGCTTTTGTTTGTTTTTTCAATTATATTTGGGTGGCAGAAAAATGCCTATAATATCCTTTTTTTTGTGGCTTGCGCATTTTTTATTTTTTTTGGCTTTGAAGTTTTTAGTGATATTTCCTTTGTTTTGTCTTTTGTTATGACTTTCTTTGCTATATACTTTGCAAATGTAGTTTCTCGTTTAAGGTTAAAAAAATTTTACGCTTTTCTCTTTTTTAGTATATTTATGAGCATATTTTCAATTCCGCTTTCTTTGCACTACTTCGGGTATATCTCAACCACCAGTTTTGTTTCAAATTTGATACTGGATCCATACTTTGGTTTTTTAATTATGCCTTTATCATTTTTGAGCGTATTTTTTACGTTTTTGCCGTATTATATTAAATGGCCATTTTTTTTGTTATTTGATTTTGCAATAAAAATTTATTTTCAAATATTAATTTTTTTAAGTGATGCAGCAAGAATAATACATACAACTCAAATTGGTAGTATATTTGTAGTAACATTGTATCTTGCTGGCATAGCAGTGTTGGAATTTTTAATCTATAAATTCAATGCTGCATTTTCTTTAAAAGCAGATCTTTCTCGATAG